AACAGGTGCATCTTTCTTGCAACAGCTAACATGAAAATAATGTAACAAAAGTAAAAATGAAGAACTATGAGCTTTTTGCTTGAAATGACAGATATGTTCAATTGTGGTTTAGGAGCATACAATCGCTGATACGGTCCGGGCGCGTATACACGTTGCATGAATCCTGACGGATGAAACCGACTGTCGTGATGCCGAGCTGTTCAGCCAGCTCAAGGGCCAGCGCCGTGGGAGCGGATTTGGACAAAATGATTTCACAACCGATTTTGGCGACCTTCAGCAGAATTTCCGATGAAATACGGCCGCTGAACACGATGATTTTGTTGTCCAGGTTCATCTCGTGCCTTAGGCAGTGGCCGTAAATTTTGTCTAGCGCATTATGACGGCCAATGTCGCTGCGGGCGAGCAGCACTCCGCCGGTATCGCAAATCGCGGCGGAGTGGACCCCGCCCGTTCGGTGAAACAGCTCCGCACCCGTCTGCACTTCTTCCATCAGGCGAAAACAATCTTTAAAGGATAAAGAGACATGAATGCCGTCGATGATTTTGGCAGTTCTTGCATCGTTGACATATACAAACCCATGGCGGCCTGCACCGCAGCAGGAAGTGACATATCGCTTGGCATATAACTGGCGGTGAAGATCATTCCAGCGGTCTGTGGAGATGTGTACGTACCCTTCTTCTTCCTGCGTCCACATTTCTTTAATATCTCGAATTCCCCGAATGATGCCTTCAGAGGCCAAGTAACCGATTGCCATGTCTTCAATGTATTCGGGGG
This region of Paenibacillus sp. URB8-2 genomic DNA includes:
- the fdhD gene encoding formate dehydrogenase accessory sulfurtransferase FdhD, coding for MKRVPEQQGHIIRYRQGRITREPDLIVTEHPVTLKINGEEFVTLVCTPEYIEDMAIGYLASEGIIRGIRDIKEMWTQEEEGYVHISTDRWNDLHRQLYAKRYVTSCCGAGRHGFVYVNDARTAKIIDGIHVSLSFKDCFRLMEEVQTGAELFHRTGGVHSAAICDTGGVLLARSDIGRHNALDKIYGHCLRHEMNLDNKIIVFSGRISSEILLKVAKIGCEIILSKSAPTALALELAEQLGITTVGFIRQDSCNVYTRPDRISDCMLLNHN